A part of Aspergillus flavus chromosome 1, complete sequence genomic DNA contains:
- a CDS encoding copper transporter family protein: MDHSMHHAGMDMDHGHGGHGDMDMGGQCNMNMLFTWSSKDLCIIFRQWRVDGPFSLLVSLVVIVLLTAGYEGIRQLTRRYEAAHAQRLNAFNTPALGGRDNRRVVEQRGKLIMAALYAVQVFYSFFIMLLFMTYNGLVMIAVAVGAFVGYLVFGDNMSAAKTVACH; this comes from the exons ATGGACCACTCAATGCACCACGCGGGAATGGATATGGACCATGGTCATGGTGGGCATGGGGATATGGATATGGGAGGACAGTGCAATATGAAT ATGCTCTTCACATGGTCTTCTAAGGACCTTTGCATTATATTCCGCCAGTGGCGTGTCGACggtcctttctctctccttgtCTCCTTGGTTGTTATCGTACTTTTGACGGCGGGTTACGAGGGTATCCGACAATTGACCAGGCGGTATGAGGCAGCGCATGCACAACGGTTGAATGCGTTCAATACGCCTGCTTTGGGAG GTAGGGACAACAGGAGGGTTGTGGAGCAGCGGGGAAAGCTCATCATGGCCGCACTATATGCTGTGCAGGTCTTCTATAGTTTCTTTATCAT GTTGCTGTTCATGACGTACAATGGGTTGGTCATGATTGCAGTTGCCGTTGGAGCATTCGTAGGGTATCTTGTGTTTGGAGACAATATGTCAGCCGCAAAGACCGTTGCTTGCCATTGA
- a CDS encoding phosphatidylserine-specific receptor PtdSerR (F-box and JmjC domain protein, putative): MPDIASLDNHDLVGHDAIPGHPLGVKPSGNALLAQENLRAAIGTFNLLPDELILILLEFLDGRSLLRIGQTCKAFYAFTRAEDFWKSLFIGSPPVSFTWQGTWRSTYLNIPPSKAAILDCSTLYSDALHRPFYCAHISLGPYVTNIPSRNQIARLPNLSPEDFHEKWSDTPFILTEPVKEWPAYQNWTVESLLSKYADTVFRAEAVDWPFKTYVEYMKNNSDESPLYLFDRAFVTKMDFKVGQPDQEPDATYWPPPCFGEDFFSVLGNDRPDRQWLIIGPERSGSTFHKDPNATSAWNAVVRGSKYWIMFPSSSKLPPPPGVYVSEDQSEVTSPLSIAEWLLGFHAEARRTPGCIEGICQEGEILHVPSGWWHLVVNIEPAIAITQNFIPRAHLSAALDFLSNKADQISGFRKDVHNPYEQFVNKMREAHPDLLEQALDELKKKNEGKKRKWDEIVHGKSEQDSAGDSSEAGGFSFGFGDDGSDVEVP; the protein is encoded by the exons ATGCCGGACATCGCTTCACTGGACAACCACGATTTGGTCGGGCATGATGCCATTCCCGGTCATCCTTTGGGGGTGAAGCCCAGTGGCAATGCTTTGCTTGCCCAGGAAAATCTTCGTGCTGCGATTGGAACCTTCAATTTGTTACCCGATGAACTGATCTTAATATTACTAGAGTTTCTTGATGGACGCAGTTTGCTGCGTATTGGGCAGACATGTAAAGCCTTCTATGCGTTTACTAGAGCCGAGGACTTTTGGAAGTCTCTTTTTATTGG ATCTCCCCCAGTCTCGTTTACCTGGCAAGGAACATGGCGGTCTACCTATCTCAACATCCCTCCATCTAAAGCCGCCATCCTAGACTGTTCGACTTTGTATTCGGATGCCCTGCACCGTCCCTTCTACTGCGCGCATATCTCTTTGGGCCCTTACGTCACCAACATCCCGTCCAGAAACCAAATCGCTCGTCTCCCGAACCTCTCCCCGGAAGACTTTCATGAGAAATGGTCCGACACACCATTTATCCTGACTGAACCTGTCAAGGAGTGGCCCGCCTATCAAAACTGGACCGTTGAATCGTTGTTGTCGAAATATGCGGACACAGTATTCCGTGCGGAGGCTGTGGACTGGCCGTTCAAGACATACGTGGAGTACATGAAGAACAACTCGGATGAGAGCCCTCTCTACCTATTCGACCGGGCATTTGTTACCAAAATGGACTTCAAGGTCGGTCAGCCCGATCAGGAACCCGACGCCACATATTGGCCGCCACCATGTTTCGGAGAAGATTTCTTCTCCGTCTTAGGCAATGACCGCCCTGATAGGCAGTGGTTGATCATTGGCCCTGAGCGGTCAGGAAGTACTTTCCATAAGGACCCTAATGCCACTAGCGCCTGGAACGCAGTAGTCCGCGGCTCCAAGTACTGGATTATGTTCCCCTCGTCATCGAAACTCCCCCCACCTCCAGGAGTCTATGTCTCTGAGGACCAGAGTGAAGTGACGTCCCCTCTGAGCATCGCAGAGTGGCTTCTGGGCTTCCATGCCGAAGCCCGGCGCACACCGGGCTGCATTGAAGGTATCTGCCAGGAAGGAGAGATTCTGCATGTGCCCTCGGGTTGGTGGCATTTGGTGGTAAACATCGAGCCGGCAATCGCAATCACACAGAACTTTATCCCCCGTGCACACTTGAGCGCAGCTTTAGACTTCCTGAGTAACAAAGCTGATCAGATCTCGGGTTTCAGAAAAGACGTTCACAACCCTTACGAGCAGTTTGTGAATAAAATGCGCGAGGCTCACCCAGACTTGCTTGAACAAGCACTGGATGAgctaaaaaagaaaaatgaggGCAAAAAGCGGAAATGGGATGAAATTGTCCATGGAAAATCAGAGCAAGACAGTGCTGGAGACTCATCTGAAGCAGGTGGATTCAGTTTTGGATTTGGAGATGATGGGAGCGACGTGGAGGTTCCCTGA
- a CDS encoding putative eukaryotic translation initiation factor 4 (ATP-dependent RNA helicase eIF4A) codes for MSNDKGLEEIPEGQIETNYDEITDSFDAMELKPELLRGVYAYGFERPSAIQQRAIKPIIKGSDVIAQAQSGTGKTATFSISALQKLDPNVKGCQALILAPTRELAQQIQKVVVAIGDFMNITCHACIGGTAVREDMKALGEGPEVVVGTPGRVHDMIQRRVLKTDHLKQFILDEADEMLSRGFTEQIYDIFQLLPQSTQVVLLSATMPQDVLEVTTKFMRDPVRILVKKQELTLEGIKQFYIAVEKEEWKLDTLSDLYETVTITQAVIFCNTRRKVDWLTDKLTARDFTVSAMHGDMEQSQRDVIMKEFRSGSSRVLIATDLLARGIDVQQVSLVINYDLPANRENYIHRIGRGGRFGRKGVAINFVTADDVRMMREIEQFYSTQIEEMPMNVAGKCLSQVNLLSRLWMLIAHQTSSKHPHLYTSRCGLRSQLPIAVQG; via the exons ATGTCTAACGATAAAGGATTGGAAGAGATCCCTGAGG GACAGATCGAGACCAACTACGATGAGATCACCGACTCCTTCGACGCCATGGAGCTGAAGCCTGAGTTGCTTCGCG GTGTCTACGCCTATGGTTTCGAGCGTCCCTCTGCTATCCAGCAGCGTGCCATCAAGCCCATCATCAAAG GTAGCGATGTTATCGCTCAGGCCCAGTCTGGTACTGGAAAGACTGCCactttctccatctccgctCTCCAGAAGCTCGACCCCAATGTTAAGGGCTGCCAGGCCCTCATTCTCGCCCCTACCCGTGAGTTGGCTCAGCAGATCCAGAAGGTCGTCGTTGCTATCGGTGACTTCATGAACATCACCTGCCACGCTTGTATTGGTGGTACTGCGGTCCGTGAGGACATGAAGGCTCTCGGAGAAGGCCCCGAGGTGGTTGTCGGTACCCCCGGTCGTGTCCACGATATGATCCAGCGCCGTGTCCTGAAAACCGACCATCTGAAGCAATTCATCCTTGATGAGGCTGATGAGATGTTGTCT CGTGGTTTCACCGAGCAGATCTACGACatcttccagctcctccccCAGTCTACCCAGGTTGTCCTGCTCTCTGCCACCATGCCCCAGGATGTCCTTGAGGTCACCACCAAGTTCATGCGCGACCCCGTCCGTATCCTGGTCAAGAAGCAGGAACTTACCCTTGAAGGTATCAAGCAGTTCTACATTGCCgtcgagaaggaggagtGGAAGCTTGACACCCTCTCCGATCTCTACGAGACTGTCACCATCACCCAGGCCGTCATCTTCTGCAACACCCGCCGCAAGGTCGACTGGCTCACTGACAAGCTCACTGCCCGTGACTTCACTGTCTCCGCCATGCACGGCGATATGGAGCAGTCTCAGCGTGATGTTATCATGAAGGAGTTCCGCTCTGGTTCTTCTCGTGTCCTGATCGCCACTGACCTTTTGGCCCGTGGTATCGACGTCCAGCAGGTGTCCCTTGTCATCAACTACGACCTGCCTGCCAACCGTGAGAACTACATTCACCGTATCGGTCGTGGTGGTCGTTTCGGTCGTAAGGGTGTTGCCATCAACTTCGTCACTGCTGACGATGTCCGCATGATGCGTGAGATCGAGCAGTTCTACAGCACCCAGATCGAGGAGATGCCCATGAACGTTGCTGGTAAGTGTCTTTCCCAAGTCAATCTTCTTTCACGTCTATGGATGCTAATCGCTCACCAGACCTCATCTAAACACCCCCACCTTTATACCTCACGATGCGGATTACGGTCGCAGTTGCCAATAGCGGTCCAAGGGTAA
- a CDS encoding putative fumarylacetoacetate hydrolase (hypothetical protein AOR_1_2542174) has product MAASIRANCRKVICIGRNYADHITELNNTTPKQPFFFLKPASAILCPGEGPVLRPKGTNLHYEVELALVMGKTLRDHDPNDEQGALDAIHSYLLGIDMTARNVQDEAKKKGLPWSIAKGFDTFLPVSQEIAKSRIPNPHDAFLRLSVGSEVRQADSTGLMLYRIPRLLGEISRVMTLEKGDVVLTGTPKGVGEVKSGDVMRASIEVDGKEIKEGRIEVEVKDREGRYLYAET; this is encoded by the exons ATGGCAGCCTCAATCAGAGCCAATTGCCGCAAGGTCATTTGCATTGGCCGCAACTATGC TGACCATATTACGGAGCTCAACAACACCACGCCCAAGCAaccgttcttcttcttgaagccCGCTTCGGCCATTCTGTGTCCTGGCGAGGGCCCCGTCTTGCGTCCTAAGGGAACAAACCTACACTATGAGGTGGAATTAGCGCTGGTGATGGGCAAGACACTTCGGGATCATGACCCGAACGATGAGCAGGGAGCTTTGGATGCTATTCATA GCTACCTTCTCGGCATTGACATGACTGCCCGCAACGTACAAGACGAAGCTAAGAAGAAGGGTCTCCCATGGTCCATTGCCAAGGGGTTTGACACCTTCCTACCTGTCTCCCAAGAAATCGCCAAATCGCGAATCCCCAACCCTCACGATGCCTTCCTTCGTTTGAGCGTCGGCTCCGAGGTGCGCCAGGCCGACTCGACCGGATTGATGCTCTACCGGATCCCTAGACTGCTGGGTGAGATCTCGCGAGTTATGACTTTGGAGAAGGGCGACGTGGTCTTGACTGGTACACCGAAGGGTGTCGGAGAGGTGAAGTCCGGAGATGTGATGAGAGCTTCCATCGAAGTCGATGGAAAGGAGATTAAGGAAGGCCGGATTGAGGTTGAGGTGAAGGATCGCGAGGGCCGCTACCTGTACGCTGAGACTTAA
- a CDS encoding putative PWI domain mRNA processing protein (unnamed protein product), with translation MAASVDAKLLKQTKFPPEFSRKVDMTKVNIEVMKKWIAGKISEILGNEDDVVIELCFNLLEGSRFPDVKSLQIQLTGFLDKDTAKFCKELWSLCLSAQENPQGVPKELLEAKKLELIQEKASYSIPSCASHLLTILQIEAEKAAEEARRQKEQERVRERELEELRRRERSERGRGGRRGGRGGRDFDRRRSRDRFQDRPSRREFDSYVPSGSRRNRRPSRSPSRSRSPSASRSPPPRRERQPSRDRNRRRRSPSNSVSPDRDRRPRRRSPDYGDRARSISRSDSSRSRTPRRDRRRRRSVSSHSSSRSPAPRDRRRKDSYSRSRSRSREPNDRSTRRRRSSPYSSRADKKESTADFAKARKNRDDRRLSRSRSRNRDDTRRRRYSRSISRNRSRSRERGRSRSISSSPRRHDSRSRSRSHNRERKRRRSLQRYAPAARRRRNTSSVSVRSEKRQRMTDQEDNSAKRSSPPPEKPSSSDHEMKDPEEVGQ, from the exons ATGGCGGCCAGCGTGGATGCCAAGCTCCTGAAGCAGACCAAGTTCCCTCCCGAATTCAGCCGGAAGGTGGACATGACCAAGGTCAATATTGAGGTCATGAAGAA ATGGATTGCCGGAAAGATCTCCGAGATCCTAGGaaatgaggatgatgttgtaATTGAGCTTTGTTTCAATCTGCTTGAAGGGTCTCGATTT CCCGATGTCAAGTCACTGCAAATCCAGCTTACGGGTTTCTTGGATAAGGATACTGCGAAGTTTTGCAAGGAGCTTTGGTCCCTATGCCTCAGTGCGCAAGAAAATCCTCAGGGTGTCCCGAAGGAGCTTTTGGAGGCTAAGAAGCTCGAACTCATACAGGAGAAGGCAAGTTACAGTATACCTAGCTGCGCTTCTCACCTACTGACTATATTACAGATTGAAGCCGAAAAAGCGGCCGAAGAAGCTCGTCGGCAGAAGGAACAAGAACGGGTTCGAGAACGAGAACTAGAGGAGCTCAGGCGGAGGGAACGTTCTGAGCGGGGAAGAGGTGGAAGGCGCGGTGGCCGCGGAGGTCGAGACTTTGACAGACGTCGCAGCCGTGATCGCTTCCAAGACCGGCCGTCACGCCGCGAGTTCGATTCCTACGTTCCCTCGGGTTCGCGCAGGAACCGTCGCCCTTCTAGGTCACCAAGCCGCTCTCGTTCTCCCTCCGCGTCTCGGTCACCACCCCCTCGTCGCGAACGCCAGCCAAGCAGGGACAGAAACAGGCGCCGCCGATCGCCTAGCAACTCTGTATCCCCAGACAGAGAcaggaggccgaggagacgTAGTCCTGATTACGGTGATCGAGCTAGATCCATTTCCCGCAGTGATTCCTCACGCTCACGTACTCCCAGAAGAGACCGACGGAGACGGAGATCCGTTTCTTCCCACAGTTCATCCCGTTCACCTGCTCCCAGGGACCGGCGCAGAAAAGACTCTTATTCCAGATCTCGTTCTAGGTCGCGTGAGCCGAATGATAGAAGCACCAGACGGAGAAGATCTTCGCCTTATTCTTCAAGAGCTGATAAGAAAGAATCCACCGCTGATTTTGCAAAGGCCCGCAAGAACCGTGACGATCGCCGCCTGAGTCGCAGCCGCAGCAGAAATCGCGATGATACCCGCAGACGGCGGTACTCGAGGAGTATCAGTCGCAACCGTAGCCGCAGCCGAGAACGAGGCCGTTCTCGCAGCATCAGCTCCAGTCCGAGACGCCATGATTCCCGCAGTCGCAGCCGTAGCCACaacagggaaaggaagagacgTCGCTCCCTCCAGCGATATGCTCCTGCCGCCCGCAGACGGCGTAACACCTCTTCTGTATCCGTCCGTAGTGAAAAGCGACAGAGAATGACTGATCAGGAAGACAACTCCGCAAAGCGGTCGTCCCCACCACCTGAGAAGCCCAGCTCGTCAGATCACGAGATGAAGGATCCTGAAGAGGTGGGTCAATGA
- a CDS encoding putative cell wall protein has translation MRANNLLLLAGLASSVAAYPADVESRTLGPLLEGIGKGIADIGEGVGEGIEDVTKGLADLISLLFGGSSGHTTVTILEGISAQAAAALQGGALGCTAGTIHADARAELVAWLKAHAEFDASLKAALVAWAQGGASATLSVDVCAGLSLFIPTCADIAAKGDLYVTLDGIFSATDLAAEVVLSASAQSSLSTFLSGHLGVGLDVDIRAGLGLCAGGGVVADLAADVKAALKAWLSGSECTLSHSLKVSVLAWLEGKVETGVVSIGSVPSGGLATISAGAAIGSLIEESGILVASAQASLSAFLEADIAADLEVEILTALKACAKGGLAADLSVEVRTALAIWLSGSSCRLGAELKSVVLFWLTFAVSADVAVDVSGGLLTDITSFLTGTVDTLIGTNLRGVISVLISGESLVSISLDARAQLAAVCGGAAGIEIDTQTILVIIQWLSGCDTGSGAHIRPPTSGSVVPSIPASTPVASTPAASTPLVPTPVPTSAGATGSDVPSVPAGSATTGVTSGVNSGSVVPTPSGPAPSDEASSTPCDTITSETVIGSATTEYPSSPAPTDVSPTGSESVSVPAVPTPSGPASSGPAPSDEASSTPCDTITSETVIASATTDVVPTGPAVTGVTSGVSSGSVVPTPSGPAPGEEASSTPCDTITSETVIASATTDVVPPAPTDVSPTGSESVSVPAVPTPSGPAPGEEASSTPCDTITSETVIASATTDVVPPAPTDVSPTGSESVSVPAVPTQTGPAGEAESTPCDTLTSETVYPVATETDAPSVSTTDVPPVITTAPAISSGPAPKVVTITTTVSVAVCEP, from the coding sequence ATGCGTGCTAACAACCTTCTGTTGCTCGCCGGTCTGGCGAGCTCCGTTGCTGCTTACCCCGCCGATGTCGAGAGCCGTACTCTTGGCCCCCTTCTGGAAGGTATTGGCAAGGGTATTGCCGATATTGGTGAGGGTGTTGGAGAAGGGATTGAGGATGTCACCAAGGGTTTGGCCGATCTCATCAGCCTCCTCTTCGGTGGCAGCAGTGGTCACACCACAGTAACTATCCTCGAGGGAATCAGCGCTCAGGCAGCCGCGGCCCTCCAGGGTGGTGCTTTGGGATGCACTGCTGGTACTATTCATGCCGACGCACGTGCAGAGTTAGTTGCATGGCTCAAGGCTCATGCTGAGTTTGATGCCTCCTTGAAGGCAGCCCTCGTGGCCTGGGCCCAGGGCGGAGCCTCTGCTACCTTGTCCGTCGATGTCTGTGCTGGACTGTCATTGTTCATCCCCACTTGTGCCGACATCGCCGCTAAGGGTGATCTGTATGTGACCCTTGACGGTATTTTCTCTGCAACCGATCTGGCTGCCGAAGTCGTGCTCAGCGCTTCGGCTCAGTCTTCCTTGTCTACATTCCTCTCTGGACACCTTGGTGTTGGTCTCGATGTCGACATCAGGGCTGGTCTTGGCCTCTGTGCTGGCGGTGGTGTTGTCGCTGACCTGGCCGCGGATGTTAAGGCTGCCCTGAAGGCTTGGCTCTCTGGCTCGGAGTGCACCTTGAGCCATTCGTTGAAGGTCTCTGTTCTGGCCTGGTTGGAGGGTAAGGTCGAAACCGGTGTTGTCTCCATTGGCTCTGTTCCTTCTGGTGGTTTGGCGACTATCTCCGCTGGTGCTGCTATTGGCAGCCTCATTGAAGAGTCTGGAATTCTGGTCGCCAGTGCTCAAGCTTCCCTCTCTGCCTTCCTCGAGGCCGACATTGCTGCTGACCTTGAGGTCGAGATCCTCACCGCCCTCAAGGCTTGTGCTAAGGGTGGCCTCGCCGCTGACCTCAGCGTTGAAGTCCGTACCGCTTTGGCTATCTGGCTCTCTGGCTCCAGCTGCCGTCTTGGTGCCGAACTCAAGTCTGTTGTTCTATTCTGGCTTACCTTCGCTGTTTCTGCCGATGTTGCGGTTGATGTGAGCGGTGGTCTTCTCACTGAtatcacctccttcctcaccgGAACTGTCGACACCCTTATCGGCACAAACCTCCGTGGCGTGATCTCTGTTCTCATCTCTGGCGAGAGCCTTGTCTCCATCTCCCTCGACGCTCGTGCTCAGCTCGCTGCCGTCTGCGGTGGTGCTGCTGGTATTGAGATTGACACCCAGACTATCCTCGTCATTATTCAGTGGCTCTCTGGCTGCGACACCGGCTCTGGCGCCCACATCCGCCCCCCTACTTCCGGCTCCGTTGTTCCTAGCATTCCCGCTTCTACGCCTGTTGCCTCTACCCCTGCTGCCTCAACGCCCCTTGTGCCGACTCCTGTCCCCACCAGTGCCGGTGCCACTGGCAGTGACGTTCCCTCCGTTCCCGCTGGCTCTGCTACTACCGGTGTTACCTCCGGTGTCAACTCCGGCTCTGTTGTTCCTACCCCGAGCGGCCCGGCTCCCAGCGATGAGGCCAGCAGCACTCCCTGCGATACTATTACCTCTGAGACTGTCATTGGCAGCGCCACCACTGAGTATCCTTCCAGCCCCGCCCCCACTGATGTCAGCCCTACCGGTTCTGAGTCTGTGAGCGTTCCTGCTGTTCCTACCCCCAGCGGCCCTGCTTCTAGCGGCCCTGCCCCCAGTGACGAGGCTAGCAGCACCCCTTGTGACACCATCACCTCTGAGACCGTCATCGCCAGCGCTACTACTGATGTGGTTCCCACTGGCCCTGCTGTCACCGGTGTTACCTCCGGTGTCAGCTCCGGCTCTGTTGTCCCTACTCCTAGCGGCCCTGCCCCCGGCGAAGAGGCTAGCAGCACTCCCTGCGATACCATCACTTCCGAGACTGTGATTGCCAGCGCCACCACTGACGTGGTTCCTCCCGCTCCCACTGACGTCAGCCCCACCGGTTCTGAGTCCGTGAGTGTTCCTGCTGTTCCTACTCCTAGTGGGCCTGCCCCCGGCGAAGAGGCTAGCAGCACTCCCTGCGATACCATCACTTCCGAGACTGTGATTGCCAGCGCCACCACTGACGTGGTTCCTCCCGCTCCCACCGACGTCAGCCCTACTGGCTCGGAGTCCGTGAGCGTGCCCGCTGTCCCTACTCAGACTGGCCCTGCCGGTGAAGCCGAGTCTACTCCTTGCGACACCTTGACTTCGGAGACCGTCTACCCCGTCGCCACTGAGACTGATGCTCCCTCCGTCAGCACCACTGATGTCCCTCCCGTCATCACCACTGCCCCCGCTATCAGCTCCGGCCCCGCTCCCAAGGTggtcaccatcaccaccaccgtgaGCGTCGCTGTTTGCGAGCCCTAA
- a CDS encoding putative checkpoint protein kinase encodes MMASTNSLSAAYTGSLHRQPSSRQMSRASVSRTGSRRTSPELQNSAALRSNGLSISKRYSAGDSSDDEVPEPKFSASVKALLDEDGLDLSPRLHKNGQSNRHQSDRVASISTSQERRSRTASPNDGSTGSPAPRVVRISPGLTSGARFRREGSHVSGGEDADSEARGSSHDFVTPAPRHRSVRITGSRSSTRSPASISPSQRRSADRSSVEEHDSASRLEDGRRVKYEDDYAPRLGTASVLRSRNGEDLGIHSSLRVKRVGRLTGTFLNGPARRGVLRRQSEENNDPDNYKEANPDGNYDNDDYHYKSTTKSSSPKVSWATDPSPPQRSEGYRSYEAAGISATEGPFSRSSSPKSYGSHSKSTPGSSSEASSSKPSSAKDQPVFKVPPPPTLPAARDQENEPPPTFKRVKQQGFNLLDKPEKLSVAHGDEKKESMETPAGNSPRKILSTRSNNTPHRPAPPPPKMSVLETATATGGAATASSSRRKRNQVSVNHKPFTRLDCIGRGGSSRVYRVMAENYKIFALKRVNLEDVDPVTLAGYKGEIDLLKKLENLDRVVRLFDWELNSDKHTLSVLMEIGESDLEKILTYRLNAEDAVFDINFTRYYWKEMLECVQAVHNYNIVHSDLKPANFLLVQGRLKLIDFGIANAIQDNTVNVHREQQVGTPNYMSPEALIDSNASLGLPASVGKVMKLGKPSDVWSLGCILYKMVYGQPPFAKIAKYYERILAIPNPNVKIDFPAFGVGGASIPPGLIRTLKGCLQRDQTLRPTVDQLLAQRDPFLYPEAQLEGAVPVTQEMLNRILVNVVNHCKVRGIPKEEELAAWPAGFFAKIKAALEENA; translated from the coding sequence ATGATGGCTTCTACTAACTCCCTCTCCGCAGCATATACGGGTAGTCTCCATCGACAGCCGTCATCCCGACAAATGTCCCGCGCCTCGGTCTCTCGCACCGGCTCCAGGCGCACGTCACCGGAATTGCAGAATTCGGCCGCACTTAGAAGCAATGGACTATCAATATCTAAGCGTTACTCTGCCGGCGATAGCTCCGATGACGAGGTTCCGGAACCCAAATTCAGTGCTTCCGTCAAAGCCttgcttgatgaagatgggttAGACCTATCCCCTCGCCTACACAAAAATGGCCAAAGCAATCGTCATCAGAGTGATCGCGTAGCTTCAATATCAACAAGCCAAGAGAGGCGCTCGCGCACAGCATCTCCCAACGACGGGTCGACTGGGAGCCCGGCGCCTCGGGTCGTTCGCATTTCACCCGGCTTGACCAGCGGCGCAAGGtttcgaagagaaggatcgCATGTCTCAGGCGGCGAGGATGCCGATTCTGAAGCGAGGGGAAGCTCGCATGACTTTGTTACGCCAGCTCCAAGGCATCGCAGTGTTCGCATCACTGGGTCACGTAGTAGCACGCGATCCCCCGCATCCATATCGCCCTCCCAAAGGCGATCAGCTGATAGGAGCTCTGTTGAAGAGCATGACAGCGCAAGTCGCCTTGAAGATGGAAGGAGAGTAAAATATGAGGATGATTACGCACCACGTCTGGGCACCGCATCGGTATTGCGGAGTcggaatggagaagatctGGGCATTCATAGTTCGCTTCGTGTGAAGAGGGTAGGAAGGCTCACAGGAACATTTCTGAATGGGCCAGCGAGAAGAGGCGTGCTCCGGCGGCAAAGTGAGGAAAACAATGATCCAGACAATTACAAAGAGGCGAACCCTGACGGAAACTATGACAATGATGACTATCATTACAAAAGCACGAcgaaatcatcatcacccaaAGTATCTTGGGCAACAGACCCTAGCCCGCCACAAAGATCCGAAGGATATCGATCGTACGAAGCTGCTGGCATTTCAGCGACTGAGGGCCCCTTTTCGAGGTCCTCGTCACCGAAGTCTTACGGGTCACACTCGAAGTCGACACCTGGCTCATCATCAGaggcatcatcatccaaaccTTCAAGCGCGAAGGATCAACCCGTCTTCAAAGTTCCCCCTCCGCCCACACTACCTGCAGCTCGCGATCAAGAGAACGAGCCTCCACCGACCTTCAAACGGGTGAAACAACAGGGCTTTAACTTGCTTGATAAACCAGAAAAGCTCTCAGTGGCTCATGGggacgaaaagaaagaaagcatgGAAACACCAGCTGGAAACTCACCCAGAAAGATCCTATCGACTCGAAGCAACAATACCCCACATAGACCggcccctcctcccccaaaGATGTCCGTACTTGAGACTGCTACAGCAACAGGGGGCGCGGCTACCGCGTCCTCATCCCGCAGAAAGCGTAATCAAGTATCGGTCAATCACAAACCCTTCACGCGGTTAGACTGCATTGGCCGAGGCGGAAGTTCGCGCGTGTACCGAGTAATGGCTGAGAACTATAAGATCTTTGCCCTAAAACGAGTGAATTTGGAGGATGTCGATCCCGTAACATTGGCTGGCTACAAGGGAGAGATTGATCTACTCAAGAAATTGGAAAACCTGGACCGTGTCGTACGCTTGTTTGACTGGGAGTTGAATTCCGACAAACATACACTCAGTGTTCTCATGGAAATTGGAGAGTCTGACCTAGAAAAAATACTTACATACAGACTAAATGCCGAGGATGCCGTTTTCGATATCAACTTTACTCGATATTACTGGAAGGAGATGCTTGAGTGCGTTCAAGCAGTCCATAACTACAACATTGTCCATTCGGACCTGAAGCCCGCAAACTTCCTTCTTGTACAAGGGAGGTTGAAACTGATCGACTTTGGAATCGCGAACGCCATCCAGGACAATACGGTCAACGTACACCGTGAACAGCAAGTTGGTACTCCAAACTATATGTCACCAGAAGCTTTGATTGATTCGAACGCATCGCTCGGATTGCCGGCAAGCGTCGGAAAAGTGATGAAGCTCGGTAAGCCGAGCGATGTCTGGAGTTTGGGTTGTATTCTCTATAAGATGGTGTATGGTCAGCCTCCTTTTGCGAAGATTGCTAAATACTATGAGCGCATCTTGGCCATCCCCAATCCAAATGTCAAGATTGATTTCCCCGCCTTTGGTGTTGGAGGAGCGTCTATTCCCCCGGGACTGATCCGAACGTTGAAGGGGTGCTTGCAGCGTGATCAGACGTTACGACCGACCGTGGATCAACTCCTGGCTCAGAGGGACCCATTCTTATACCCTGAGGCGCAACTTGAAGGAGCTGTTCCCGTCACCCAGGAAATGCTCAACAGGATTTTGGTGAACGTAGTAAATCACTGCAAAGTGCGCGGCAtccccaaggaggaagaactCGCGGCTTGGCCTGCTGGATTCTTTGCAAAGATCAAGGCAGCATTGGAAGAGAACGCATGA